The following are from one region of the Anomaloglossus baeobatrachus isolate aAnoBae1 chromosome 1, aAnoBae1.hap1, whole genome shotgun sequence genome:
- the LOC142274297 gene encoding olfactory receptor class A-like protein 1 has product MILSAPDIVSLAIYFCALFGTIANLVLIFAFVSNAFKSKVFQPLDKIIVNMAVVNLLLCCYKEIPGLLILFNAKVFGPAGCRFLLYFYHTLRLISIWSVENLSFLHLIKIRRPGLGWSKFIHRHQAQYVNWSLAGCWAVSITFHIPYLLYPESLGHRNKSNIMMTSTNCIGPMQSKLLKVLTYTTVSVDFLLIILVVLLNWFIIDLICRHRRQVMDTMTARRGWNKHTAQATKILLSLLLLYVICWISSDVVWISIVSGLMGNDYESDMLSALYGVLSSIYYSVSSCIMVFGYRQVKDYLAESGNCCRMGQNVVENLEQQQ; this is encoded by the coding sequence ATGATATTAAGTGCTCCAGATATTGTTTCCCTCGCTATTTATTTTTGTGCTCTTTTCGGGACGATTGCAAATTTAGTCCTTATCTTTGCCTTTGTGAGCAATGCCTTCAAAAGCAAAGTGTTTCAGCCTCTGGATAAGATCATCGTGAACATGGCAGTGGTCAACCTCCTGTTGTGCTGTTACAAGGAGATCCCCGGGCTCCTCATATTGTTCAACGCCAAAGTTTTTGGTCCGGCAGGATGTCGGTTCTTACTTTATTTTTACCACACTCTTCGACTGATCAGCATATGGTCGGTGGAGAATCTCAGCTTCCTTCATCTCATCAAGATAAGAAGACCTGGTCTTGGTTGGTCAAAGTTCATCCATCGACACCAAGCGCAGTACGTCAACTGGTCCTTGGCTGGGTGTTGGGCTGTGAGCATCACTTTCCACATTCCTTACCTTCTATACCCAGAGTCCTTGGGTCATCGCAATAAAAGCAACATAATGATGACGAGCACCAACTGCATTGGCCCAATGCAAAGTAAACTCCTGAAGGTTCTGACTTACACCACGGTGAGTGTGGACTTCTTGTTGATCATCTTGGTGGTTCTCCTAAATTGGTTTATAATAGACTTAATATGTAGACACCGGCGACAAGTAATGGACACCATGACGGCACGACGAGGCTGGAACAAGCACACGGCTCAGGCAACAAAGATACTGCTATCCCTGCTATTGTTATATGTCATCTGCTGGATCTCCAGTGATGTGGTGTGGATATCCATTGTCTCGGGGCTCATGGGGAACGACTATGAAAGTGACATGCTCTCGGCTCTTTATGGTGTTCTGTCCTCCATATATTACTCAGTCAGCTCATGTATTATGGTTTTTGGCTACAGACAAGTAAAAGACTACCTAGCCGAATCCGGAAACTGCTGTCGAATGGGACAAAATGTGGTGGAGAACTTGGAACAGCAGCAATAA